The Carassius gibelio isolate Cgi1373 ecotype wild population from Czech Republic chromosome B14, carGib1.2-hapl.c, whole genome shotgun sequence genome has a segment encoding these proteins:
- the LOC127971173 gene encoding galactose-specific lectin nattectin: protein MGVWIVCVSLCLLFALNASASSRCQYGWTRYGRTCFKVFNSPLSWSDAEAMCLTYGGNLASVHSTLEYTFIKRMISSSNSYWIGGSDAVSEGKWFWSDGSQMDFKLWNPKEPNNLQSNEHCIQMNFGAAGNWNDQVCSNKLPFVCFNSH from the exons ATGGGAGTCTGGattgtctgtgtgtctctctgtctgctcTTTGCTCTGAATGCATCAG CATCCAGTAGATGTCAGTATGGGTGGACACGATATGGACGAACATGCTTCAAGGTTTTTAACAGTCCATTATCCTGGAGTGATGCGGAG GCAATGTGCTTGACCTATGGTGGGAACCTTGCCTCTGTACACAGTACATTGGAGTATACCTTCATAAAGCGCATGATCTCAAGTTCGAACTCTTACTGGATAGGAGGCAGTGATGCTGTTTCA GAGGGAAAGTGGTTCTGGAGTGATGGGTCCCAAATGGATTTCAAACTTTGGAACCCTAAAGAACCCAACAACTTACAGAGTAATGAGCACTGCATTCAGATGAACTTTGGAG CTGCAGGAAATTGGAATGACCAAGTTTGCTCAAACAAGTTACCATTTGTGTGTTTCAATTCTCACTGA